Proteins from one Rhodothermus bifroesti genomic window:
- a CDS encoding TIGR01458 family HAD-type hydrolase — MALLPALAEVRAVLFDLDGTLYQGNQPLPGAVEVVHALESAGVVVRFATNTTSKSRRQLAEKLQRLGFKAAPEQIFSPPALAGAFLRQQGASAYLLVPEAAKEDFAGVPENNTTPDFVVVGDLGAAWTFERLNHAFRLIQEGGAGLIGLGRTRYWQTDTGLQLDAGPFIAALEYATGREALIFGKPDRRFFSAICETLHLPPVQVAMVGDDILTDVGAAQAAGLKGVLVRTGKFRPSDLETPIRPDLILDSVAVLWL, encoded by the coding sequence GTGGCGCTGCTTCCTGCCCTTGCTGAGGTACGTGCCGTACTGTTCGACCTGGACGGTACGCTCTATCAAGGCAATCAGCCGCTTCCAGGCGCTGTCGAAGTGGTCCATGCACTCGAGAGCGCTGGCGTAGTCGTCCGCTTTGCGACAAACACAACCTCCAAAAGCCGTCGCCAATTGGCTGAAAAGCTCCAGCGGCTTGGATTTAAGGCTGCTCCTGAGCAAATCTTTAGCCCACCTGCATTGGCAGGGGCCTTCCTGCGCCAGCAAGGCGCTTCAGCCTACTTACTTGTGCCCGAAGCTGCCAAAGAGGATTTTGCTGGTGTTCCGGAGAACAACACCACACCAGACTTTGTGGTCGTGGGCGACTTAGGGGCGGCATGGACGTTTGAGCGCCTCAACCATGCTTTCCGTCTCATTCAAGAAGGCGGCGCAGGCTTAATTGGCTTAGGCCGTACGCGTTACTGGCAAACCGATACTGGATTGCAGCTGGATGCAGGCCCGTTTATTGCCGCGCTGGAGTATGCTACTGGCCGAGAAGCCCTTATTTTCGGAAAACCTGATCGCCGCTTCTTTAGCGCAATCTGTGAAACGCTGCACCTGCCTCCAGTGCAGGTGGCTATGGTGGGCGACGACATCCTGACCGACGTGGGCGCAGCGCAAGCGGCAGGACTCAAAGGCGTGCTGGTCCGCACCGGTAAGTTTCGGCCATCTGACCTCGAGACCCCGATTCGGCCCGACCTGATTCTCGACAGTGTTGCCGTCCTTTGGCTATAA
- a CDS encoding cytochrome c maturation protein CcmE produces MNKRVLKTLMGVALLGGFFSLVLLSFGKKVGGYMNFAEAAASGSEAHVVGQWAREQPVGYDPSRNVFTFYMRDATGKVQRVDYPNPKPANFEEAEQLVVIGRMEGEVFHAREILIKCPSKYNDMRQLEAAGAASPHTLPAPQN; encoded by the coding sequence ATGAATAAGCGGGTGCTCAAAACCCTTATGGGCGTTGCCTTGCTCGGCGGATTTTTCTCGTTGGTGCTGCTGAGTTTTGGCAAAAAAGTAGGAGGGTACATGAACTTTGCCGAAGCGGCCGCTTCGGGTAGTGAAGCACACGTGGTGGGGCAGTGGGCCCGCGAGCAGCCTGTAGGCTACGACCCCAGTCGGAACGTGTTTACGTTTTACATGCGTGATGCTACAGGCAAGGTGCAGCGTGTAGACTACCCTAACCCTAAACCCGCTAACTTTGAGGAAGCAGAGCAGCTGGTGGTGATTGGACGCATGGAGGGCGAAGTCTTTCACGCCCGGGAAATCTTGATAAAGTGCCCTTCCAAATATAACGACATGCGTCAATTGGAAGCGGCTGGGGCCGCATCGCCGCACACCCTTCCTGCACCGCAAAATTAA
- a CDS encoding ribose-phosphate diphosphokinase, with translation MLLSARNERPIMLFAGRSNPALARRIAEAYGQELGQVTIKNFSDGEIYVRYEESIRGADVFIIQSTHPGAENWIELLLMIDAARRASAARITAVIPYFGYARQERKDQPRVSIAAKLMANMLTTAGIDRLLTMDLHAPQIQGFFDVPVDHLYGSAVFAEYVHRLHIQNLVVVAPDVGALKTARSYAKRLQTDLALIDKRRPRQNEAEVVNIIGEVKGRNVLLIDDIVDTAGTLTNAAQALREAGAKEIYAACTHALLSGPAYERIESSVLTKLVVTDTIPLKRPSEKIEVVSVAEIFADAIRRIYTDASVSTLFVE, from the coding sequence ATGTTACTGAGTGCCCGCAATGAGCGGCCGATCATGCTATTTGCTGGCCGCTCAAATCCGGCATTGGCCAGGCGTATAGCCGAAGCCTACGGCCAGGAGCTGGGTCAGGTAACGATTAAAAATTTTTCAGACGGCGAGATCTACGTTCGCTACGAGGAGTCCATTCGGGGTGCAGACGTTTTTATCATTCAAAGTACGCATCCTGGAGCGGAAAACTGGATCGAGCTGCTTTTGATGATCGATGCCGCTCGGCGTGCTTCGGCCGCTCGGATTACGGCGGTGATTCCGTATTTCGGTTATGCCCGCCAGGAGCGTAAAGATCAGCCGCGGGTTTCCATTGCGGCCAAGCTGATGGCCAATATGCTGACCACAGCGGGCATCGACCGATTGCTCACGATGGATTTGCATGCGCCGCAGATTCAGGGTTTTTTTGATGTGCCCGTCGATCATCTCTACGGCTCGGCTGTGTTTGCTGAATATGTACACCGGCTCCATATTCAAAATCTGGTTGTCGTAGCGCCCGATGTTGGGGCGCTAAAGACAGCCCGTTCTTATGCTAAGCGCCTGCAGACCGATCTGGCACTGATCGACAAGCGCCGGCCGCGTCAAAACGAAGCCGAAGTAGTGAACATCATCGGGGAAGTCAAAGGTCGGAATGTGCTCCTGATTGATGATATTGTGGATACAGCGGGGACGCTAACCAATGCGGCGCAGGCGTTACGGGAAGCGGGCGCCAAGGAAATCTACGCTGCCTGCACCCATGCGCTGCTTTCGGGTCCGGCCTACGAGCGCATTGAATCCTCTGTGTTGACCAAACTGGTGGTAACCGACACGATCCCGCTCAAGCGACCCTCAGAAAAGATTGAGGTGGTTAGCGTGGCCGAAATTTTTGCCGATGCGATTCGGCGTATTTATACCGATGCTTCGGTTTCAACGCTATTTGTGGAATAA
- a CDS encoding aspartate/glutamate racemase family protein — translation MVKDKAIGIIGGMGPHAGLELVRHIFDQTVATTDQDHLPVVMFSYPDRIPDRSIFLFGKSQENPAFAIAEQIRMAESVGVVVAGIPCNTAHAPAIFNVIQEELARCGSRVRVLHLIEEAVRFVREQYPDVKRVGVLSTLAVYRLGLYRSALEAAGYEVVVPDENVQETIVNRTIFDPVYGLKAQSHPVSKIARQSLLTAIAHLRQKGVEAVVLGCTELPLAIPEPELDGLPMIDPALALARALIRETYPEQLKPL, via the coding sequence ATGGTAAAAGATAAAGCTATCGGCATCATCGGTGGGATGGGACCCCATGCTGGCCTGGAGCTGGTTCGCCACATTTTTGACCAAACCGTTGCCACAACCGACCAGGATCACCTGCCTGTTGTCATGTTCTCTTATCCAGATCGCATCCCAGACCGCAGTATATTTTTATTTGGTAAATCTCAAGAAAATCCGGCATTTGCAATTGCCGAGCAGATTCGTATGGCCGAATCCGTAGGCGTGGTGGTTGCCGGTATTCCTTGCAATACCGCCCACGCGCCGGCCATCTTTAACGTCATTCAAGAAGAGCTGGCGCGCTGCGGCAGCCGCGTTCGGGTGCTCCATCTCATCGAAGAAGCGGTTCGCTTTGTGCGGGAGCAGTATCCTGACGTTAAACGCGTTGGTGTACTTTCGACGCTCGCGGTCTACCGGCTTGGGCTCTATCGCAGCGCCCTAGAGGCAGCAGGCTATGAAGTTGTCGTACCCGACGAAAACGTGCAAGAAACAATCGTCAACCGAACCATTTTTGACCCTGTCTACGGGCTGAAAGCACAAAGCCATCCGGTGTCTAAAATTGCTCGCCAAAGCCTGCTCACCGCCATTGCCCACTTGCGCCAAAAGGGGGTTGAAGCTGTAGTACTGGGCTGCACGGAACTTCCGCTGGCTATTCCAGAGCCAGAGCTCGACGGCCTGCCGATGATCGACCCTGCTTTAGCCCTAGCACGAGCGTTGATTCGGGAAACCTACCCAGAACAACTCAAACCTTTGTAA
- a CDS encoding 3'(2'),5'-bisphosphate nucleotidase translates to MTLLEHDVALAAVREAALLCRNVQAALKSEVLEKKDHSPVTLADFGSQALVCRYLAEAFPEDPVMAEEDSAVLRDPAQATLLARVVEEVQRLVPTATAAEVCAWIDRGNLKSYRPRFWTLDPIDGTKGFLRGDQYAIALALILEGEVHVAALACPNLPLKAAPGAPRGVVFTAVRGEGAWAWPLWEEGEPVRMHTSAVTDPTQARFCESFESAHSAHDAAAEVARRLGIGVPPLRLDSQAKYALVAQGEADLYLRLPTRPAYVEHIWDHAAGALLVTEAGGRVTDITGAPLRFNCGPRLTANRGVVVSNGHLHAAVLEALAVVGVA, encoded by the coding sequence ATGACCCTTTTAGAACACGACGTAGCGTTGGCTGCCGTACGGGAAGCGGCTTTGCTGTGCCGCAACGTGCAGGCTGCACTGAAGTCCGAGGTATTGGAAAAAAAAGACCACAGCCCGGTTACCCTAGCTGATTTTGGCAGTCAGGCGCTGGTATGTCGCTATCTGGCAGAAGCCTTTCCGGAAGATCCGGTTATGGCTGAAGAAGACAGCGCGGTTTTACGCGATCCAGCGCAGGCAACGTTGCTTGCGCGCGTGGTAGAGGAAGTGCAGCGCCTCGTGCCCACGGCTACGGCCGCAGAAGTGTGCGCCTGGATTGACCGGGGTAATTTGAAAAGCTATCGACCCCGATTCTGGACGCTAGATCCGATCGATGGTACAAAGGGCTTTTTGCGTGGGGACCAGTACGCCATTGCGTTGGCGCTCATCCTTGAAGGCGAAGTGCATGTTGCTGCGCTGGCTTGCCCCAACTTGCCGCTAAAGGCCGCCCCAGGCGCACCGCGTGGTGTGGTATTTACAGCAGTGCGCGGTGAAGGGGCATGGGCTTGGCCGCTTTGGGAGGAAGGCGAGCCCGTGCGCATGCATACGAGTGCGGTGACGGATCCCACACAGGCGCGTTTCTGCGAGTCGTTCGAATCGGCACATAGCGCCCATGACGCGGCCGCAGAAGTTGCTCGGCGTTTGGGTATAGGAGTGCCGCCTTTGCGCCTTGATAGTCAGGCTAAGTATGCACTGGTAGCCCAGGGTGAGGCAGATTTGTACTTGCGGCTACCTACGCGGCCAGCTTATGTGGAGCACATCTGGGATCATGCTGCGGGAGCACTGCTGGTAACTGAAGCCGGTGGGCGCGTGACCGACATCACGGGAGCGCCGTTAAGGTTTAACTGCGGTCCGAGGTTAACAGCCAATCGAGGTGTTGTCGTCTCCAATGGTCACCTGCATGCAGCTGTTTTAGAAGCCTTGGCAGTGGTGGGCGTAGCGTAG